One Vicugna pacos chromosome X, VicPac4, whole genome shotgun sequence DNA window includes the following coding sequences:
- the KCNE5 gene encoding potassium voltage-gated channel subfamily E regulatory beta subunit 5 — MNCSESQRLRTLLSRLLLELHHRGNASSLGAGPGPSMGMGVVPDPFVGREVTSAKGDDAYLYILLIMIFYACLAGGLILAYTRSRKLVEAKDEPAQACAQHEWVPGGAPAAADAETAAGSPTAGRRQLAPAGLPAPAPVQGTEGV; from the coding sequence GCGGACCCTGCTGAGCCGCCTGCTGCTCGAGCTGCACCATCGGGGCAACGCCAGCAGCCTGGGCGCCGGCCCCGGCCCTAGCATGGGCATGGGGGTCGTGCCCGATCCCTTCGTGGGCCGCGAGGTGACCAGCGCCAAGGGCGACGACGCCTATCTCTACATCCTGCTCATCATGATCTTCTACGCCTGCCTGGCCGGAGGCCTCATCCTGGCCTACACTCGCTCCCGCAAGCTCGTCGAGGCCAAGGACGAGCCGGCGCAGGCCTGCGCCCAGCACGAGTGGGTCCCGGGAGGCGCCCCGGCCGCCGCCGACGCCGAGACTGCGGCCGGCTCGCCCACCGCGGGCCGCCGTCAGCTCGCCCCCGCCGGGCTGCCGGCCCCGGCTCCCGTCCAGGGCACCGAAGGGGTCTAG